The Streptomyces sp. SS1-1 genome has a segment encoding these proteins:
- a CDS encoding class I SAM-dependent methyltransferase gives MTAPSHAARAHSFNSAAAQYAANRPSYPPALFDAVEELAGRSLTGARVVDVGAGTGIATALLRERGADVLAVEPGDGMAAQFRHSHPGIPLVRGNGDALPLADSSADFLTYAQAWHWTDPARSVPEALRVLRPGGALALWWNITPLDIPWHVEQAVRIERRFGLHTGDPAPAADLQGRGDRAAQADPSGRLTFTSRRVRWSRRVPVDTHLANLGSHSVFLVHGTEASTAFFAEERRHLLDAFPDGTVEETYDVDLIVAVTPESPHGP, from the coding sequence ATGACGGCCCCCTCCCACGCAGCCCGTGCCCACTCCTTCAACTCCGCCGCCGCCCAGTACGCGGCGAACCGGCCCTCCTACCCGCCCGCCCTCTTCGACGCGGTCGAGGAACTCGCCGGACGGTCACTGACCGGCGCACGGGTCGTCGACGTGGGTGCCGGTACCGGGATCGCCACAGCCCTGTTGCGCGAGCGCGGCGCAGACGTGCTCGCGGTGGAGCCCGGCGACGGTATGGCGGCCCAGTTCCGCCACAGTCACCCCGGCATCCCGCTCGTGCGGGGCAACGGCGACGCCCTTCCCCTGGCCGACTCCTCCGCCGACTTCCTCACCTACGCCCAGGCCTGGCACTGGACCGACCCCGCCCGCTCGGTGCCGGAGGCGCTGCGGGTGCTGCGCCCGGGCGGCGCGCTGGCCCTCTGGTGGAACATCACCCCGCTCGACATCCCCTGGCACGTCGAGCAGGCGGTCCGCATCGAGCGCCGCTTCGGCCTCCACACCGGCGATCCGGCCCCCGCCGCCGACCTGCAGGGCCGGGGTGACCGGGCCGCCCAGGCCGACCCCAGCGGCCGCCTCACCTTCACCTCCCGCAGGGTTCGCTGGAGCCGGCGCGTCCCCGTCGACACCCACCTCGCCAACCTCGGCAGCCACTCGGTCTTCCTGGTCCACGGCACCGAGGCGAGCACCGCCTTCTTCGCCGAGGAGAGGCGCCACCTCCTCGACGCCTTCCCGGACGGGACCGTCGAGGAGACCTACGACGTGGACCTGATCGTCGCCGTCACCCCCGAGAGCCCGCACGGCCCTTGA
- a CDS encoding sugar phosphate isomerase/epimerase family protein, giving the protein MADPVVRIPDAKVALSTASVYPESTATAFEIAARLGYDGVEVMVWTDPVSQDLEALRRLSDYHRIPILAIHAPCLLITQRVWSTDPWTKLQRAQAAAEKLGAGTVVVHPPFRWQRQYARDFVEGIWRMANETDVRFAVENMYPWRYRDREMLAYAPDWDVTRDDYRHFTIDLSHTATARCDALQMVDRMGDRLGHVHLADGRGSAKDEHLVPGRGTQPCAEVLERLAQTGFDGHVVIEVNTRRAMSGAEREADLAEALAFTRLHLASAVKVPRP; this is encoded by the coding sequence GTGGCAGATCCAGTGGTGCGCATCCCGGATGCGAAGGTCGCCCTGTCGACGGCCTCGGTCTATCCGGAGTCGACGGCGACGGCCTTCGAGATCGCCGCGCGCCTCGGCTACGACGGTGTCGAGGTCATGGTGTGGACCGACCCGGTCAGCCAGGACCTGGAGGCCCTGCGCCGGCTCAGCGACTACCACCGCATCCCCATCCTGGCCATCCACGCCCCCTGCCTGCTGATCACCCAGCGCGTGTGGTCCACCGACCCCTGGACCAAGCTCCAGCGCGCCCAGGCCGCCGCCGAGAAGCTGGGGGCCGGCACGGTCGTCGTGCACCCGCCGTTCCGCTGGCAGCGCCAGTACGCCCGGGACTTCGTCGAGGGCATCTGGCGCATGGCGAACGAGACGGACGTGCGCTTCGCCGTCGAGAACATGTACCCCTGGCGCTACCGCGACCGCGAGATGCTGGCGTACGCCCCCGACTGGGACGTCACCCGCGACGACTACCGGCACTTCACGATCGACCTCAGCCACACGGCGACCGCCCGTTGCGACGCGCTCCAGATGGTCGACCGCATGGGCGACCGGCTCGGGCACGTCCACCTCGCCGACGGCCGGGGCTCCGCGAAGGACGAGCACCTCGTCCCCGGCCGCGGCACCCAGCCCTGCGCCGAGGTGCTGGAGCGCCTCGCCCAGACCGGCTTCGACGGGCACGTCGTGATCGAGGTCAACACGCGGCGCGCCATGTCCGGCGCCGAACGGGAGGCCGACCTCGCCGAGGCCCTCGCCTTCACCCGGCTCCACCTGGCGTCCGCGGTGAAGGTGCCCCGGCCGTGA
- a CDS encoding Ppx/GppA phosphatase family protein, with amino-acid sequence MRLGVLDVGSNTVHLLVVDAHPGARPLPAHSHKEELRLAQLLDDKGAIGTEGVDRLVGVIHEALQAAEDKGVEEVLPFATSAVREAVNADEVLARVKAETGVELQVLAGDDEARLTFLAARRWFGWSAGKLLVLDIGGGSLEIAYGIDEEPDAAVSLPLGAGRLTAGWLPGDPPDPEDIRALRRHARAEIARTVGEFSRFGAPDHVVATSKTFRQLARIAGAARSAEGLYVQRELKRESLEAWVPRLAGMTAAQRAELPGVSEGRAEQLLAGALVAEGAMDLFGVEALEICPWALREGVILRKLDHMTP; translated from the coding sequence ATGAGACTCGGTGTCCTCGACGTGGGTTCCAACACGGTGCATCTGCTGGTGGTGGACGCGCATCCCGGCGCGCGCCCGCTGCCCGCGCACTCGCACAAGGAAGAACTGCGCCTCGCCCAACTCCTCGACGACAAGGGCGCCATCGGCACCGAGGGCGTCGACCGCCTGGTGGGCGTGATCCACGAGGCGCTCCAGGCCGCCGAGGACAAGGGGGTCGAGGAGGTCCTGCCCTTCGCCACGTCCGCCGTGCGCGAGGCCGTGAACGCCGACGAGGTCCTCGCGCGCGTGAAGGCCGAGACCGGGGTCGAGCTCCAGGTCCTGGCCGGGGACGACGAGGCCCGGCTGACCTTCCTGGCCGCCCGGCGCTGGTTCGGCTGGTCGGCCGGGAAACTGCTCGTCCTGGACATCGGCGGCGGCTCCCTGGAGATCGCGTACGGCATCGACGAGGAGCCGGACGCCGCGGTGTCCCTGCCGCTGGGCGCGGGCCGCCTCACCGCGGGCTGGCTGCCGGGCGACCCGCCGGACCCGGAGGACATACGCGCGCTGCGGCGCCACGCACGGGCCGAGATCGCCCGTACGGTCGGCGAGTTCAGCCGGTTCGGGGCGCCCGACCATGTCGTCGCCACGTCCAAGACGTTCCGCCAGCTGGCCCGGATCGCCGGTGCCGCCCGCTCCGCGGAGGGCCTGTACGTGCAGCGCGAGCTGAAGCGGGAGTCCCTGGAGGCGTGGGTGCCGCGGCTGGCCGGGATGACCGCCGCCCAGCGCGCGGAACTGCCCGGCGTCTCCGAGGGCCGCGCGGAACAGCTGCTCGCCGGGGCGCTGGTCGCCGAGGGCGCGATGGACCTGTTCGGCGTGGAGGCGCTGGAGATCTGCCCGTGGGCCCTGCGCGAGGGCGTCATCCTGCGCAAGCTGGACCACATGACTCCGTGA
- a CDS encoding EamA/RhaT family transporter, whose protein sequence is MSDTNGTPATPAGSSGPCPEPLRFFGTTWVDHDHGYALRRAGVAVGSLAAAAAACLVLRFAYEGIAIAGSGGFVTVLVVVMFAVCSALAFRHTWDGFTKRPDPDRQASLRGLLTIGFVGSLLAYFFRSLVEAPGEKLHRQEYETARKRHESRTTRRTGNPSKRKRRT, encoded by the coding sequence GTGAGCGACACGAACGGCACCCCGGCCACCCCCGCGGGCTCCTCGGGCCCCTGCCCCGAGCCCCTGCGCTTCTTCGGCACGACCTGGGTCGACCACGACCACGGCTACGCGCTCCGCCGGGCCGGCGTGGCCGTCGGCTCCCTGGCCGCCGCGGCCGCCGCATGCCTCGTGCTGCGCTTCGCCTACGAGGGCATCGCGATCGCCGGCAGCGGCGGCTTCGTGACCGTACTGGTCGTGGTGATGTTCGCGGTGTGCAGCGCGCTCGCGTTCCGCCACACCTGGGACGGCTTCACCAAGCGCCCCGACCCGGACCGCCAGGCAAGCCTGCGCGGCCTGCTCACCATCGGCTTCGTCGGCTCCCTCCTCGCCTACTTCTTCCGCTCCCTCGTCGAGGCCCCCGGCGAGAAACTCCACCGCCAGGAGTACGAGACGGCCCGCAAACGCCACGAGTCCCGCACCACCCGCCGCACCGGCAACCCCTCCAAGCGCAAACGCCGCACCTGA
- the ilvD gene encoding dihydroxy-acid dehydratase, with translation MPELRSRTVTHGRNMAGARALMRASGVPGADIGRKPIIAVANSFTEFVPGHTHLQPVGRIVSDAIREAGGIPREFNTIAVDDGIAMGHGGMLYSLPSRDLIADSVEYMVEAHCADALICISNCDKITPGMLMAALRLNIPTVFVSGGPMESGRATLVDGTVRTLDLVDAISDAVNDKISDEDILRIEENACPTCGSCSGMFTANSMNCLTEAIGLSLPGNGSVLATHTARKGLYEDAARTVMDITRRYYEQDDETVLPRNVATFAAFENAMALDIAMGGSTNTILHLLAAAQEAGVPFGLEEIDAVSRRVPCLAKVAPNVAKDRTYYMEDVHRAGGIPALLGELHRGGLLNEDVHAVHSPSLSDWLKTWDVRGGSPSPEAVELWHAAPGCVRSAEAFSQSERWAALDEDAEGGCIRSVEHAYSKDGGLAVLKGNLAVDGCVVKTAGVDESIWTFEGPAVVCESQEEAVEKILNKQVTDGDVVVIRYEGPKGGPGMQEMLYPTSFLKGRGLGKTCALITDGRFSGGTSGLSIGHASPEAASGGTIALVEDGDRIRIDIPNRTIELLVDDAELNRREQALNGAYAPKNRDRKVSAALRAYAAMATSADKGAVRDVSKLG, from the coding sequence ATGCCCGAGCTGAGGTCCCGCACAGTCACCCACGGCCGCAACATGGCGGGCGCCCGCGCCCTTATGCGCGCCTCCGGTGTACCCGGTGCGGACATCGGCCGGAAGCCGATCATCGCGGTGGCGAACTCCTTCACCGAGTTCGTGCCCGGCCACACGCACCTGCAGCCCGTCGGCCGGATCGTCTCCGACGCCATCCGCGAGGCCGGCGGCATCCCGCGCGAGTTCAACACGATCGCCGTCGACGACGGCATCGCCATGGGCCACGGCGGCATGCTCTACTCCCTGCCCTCCCGCGACCTCATCGCGGACAGCGTGGAGTACATGGTCGAGGCGCACTGCGCCGACGCCCTGATCTGCATCTCCAACTGCGACAAGATCACCCCGGGCATGCTGATGGCCGCGCTGCGCCTCAACATCCCGACCGTCTTCGTCTCCGGCGGCCCCATGGAGTCCGGCCGCGCCACCCTCGTCGACGGCACGGTCCGCACCCTCGACCTGGTCGACGCGATCTCCGACGCCGTGAACGACAAGATCTCGGACGAGGACATCCTCCGTATCGAGGAGAACGCCTGTCCGACCTGCGGGTCCTGTTCCGGCATGTTCACCGCCAACTCGATGAACTGCCTCACCGAGGCCATCGGCCTCTCCCTGCCGGGCAACGGCTCGGTCCTCGCCACGCACACGGCCCGCAAGGGCCTGTACGAGGACGCCGCCCGCACCGTCATGGACATCACCCGCCGCTACTACGAGCAGGACGACGAGACGGTCCTGCCGCGCAACGTCGCCACCTTCGCGGCGTTCGAGAACGCCATGGCGCTCGACATCGCCATGGGCGGCTCCACCAACACGATCCTGCACCTGCTGGCCGCCGCCCAGGAAGCGGGCGTCCCGTTCGGCCTGGAGGAGATCGACGCCGTCTCGCGCCGCGTCCCCTGCCTGGCCAAGGTCGCCCCGAACGTCGCCAAGGACCGCACGTACTACATGGAGGACGTGCACCGCGCCGGCGGCATCCCCGCCCTGCTGGGCGAGCTGCACCGCGGCGGCCTGCTCAACGAGGACGTCCACGCCGTCCACAGCCCGTCGCTGTCCGACTGGCTGAAGACCTGGGACGTGCGCGGCGGCTCGCCCTCGCCGGAGGCCGTCGAGCTGTGGCACGCGGCCCCCGGCTGCGTCCGCTCGGCCGAGGCGTTCTCCCAGTCGGAGCGCTGGGCCGCCCTCGACGAGGACGCGGAGGGCGGCTGCATCCGCAGCGTCGAGCACGCCTACTCCAAGGACGGCGGCCTCGCGGTCCTCAAGGGCAACCTCGCCGTCGACGGCTGTGTCGTGAAGACCGCGGGCGTGGACGAGTCCATCTGGACCTTCGAGGGCCCGGCCGTCGTCTGCGAGTCGCAGGAGGAGGCCGTCGAGAAGATCCTCAACAAGCAGGTCACCGACGGGGACGTCGTCGTCATCCGCTACGAGGGCCCCAAGGGCGGCCCCGGCATGCAGGAGATGCTGTACCCGACGTCCTTCCTCAAGGGCCGCGGCCTCGGCAAGACCTGCGCGCTGATCACCGACGGCCGTTTCTCCGGCGGCACCTCGGGCCTGTCCATCGGCCACGCCTCCCCGGAGGCCGCGTCCGGCGGCACCATCGCCCTCGTCGAGGACGGCGACCGCATCCGCATCGACATCCCGAACCGCACGATCGAGCTCCTCGTCGACGACGCGGAGCTCAACCGCCGCGAGCAGGCGCTGAACGGCGCCTACGCGCCGAAGAACCGCGACCGCAAGGTCTCGGCGGCCCTGCGCGCCTACGCGGCGATGGCCACCAGCGCCGACAAGGGCGCCGTGCGCGACGTCTCGAAGCTGGGCTGA
- a CDS encoding serine/threonine-protein kinase — protein MASRHNSGTDAEAELPEYAGPYRLESHLGSGGMGVVHLARSTSGMQVAVKVVHAEFAKDPEFRGRFRQEVGAARKVSGAFTAPVVDADPEAGRPWMATLFIPGPTLSEQVKRNGPMAPAQLRRLMAGLAEALRDIHRVGVVHRDLKPSNVLLADDGPKVIDFGISRPKDSELRTETGKLIGTPPFMAPEQFRRPREVGPAADVFALGSVLVHAATGRGPFDSDSPYVVAYQVVHDEPDLTGLPEDLAPLVLRCLAKEPEDRPTPDELMRELRSVAASYDTQAFIPAQRTSEEQDPGPGPRPERGAAGPRRPRTTRWGRVALVTAAALVALGVAAGALLWPGDGEKPMQKTGVGKAAAASAVRSWAVEPSPKDGGLPRCAQVDRRLLCAQSGLVSALDPADGRVLWRYEPAEGDMAGRAPEISGGLAHVLTHAGRRLEALDPVSGERRWELDVSAYGGFRFAGDMLVLISVDGGARGVDSATGRTRWERRIPGLGDAQALSFPGNPWLFTARTSADGSRTRVRSIDPKDGTVRWDAPFDGTVVPVGATDGEVFLVVGGGVSGEATAVVRYSPASGATRRVPLSESLGQAQAGVRDGTVYLLGAGGSLVAVDLRAGRQRWSVQTGVSQGSAPVSDGRHVYLSAADGRLLAVDAAEGRLAGQTDPRLNPDAAAATADLPAPTLGGGRVHATAPDGTVFAVDAQGPGTW, from the coding sequence ATGGCGTCACGGCACAACTCCGGGACGGACGCGGAAGCGGAACTTCCCGAGTACGCCGGGCCCTACCGCCTGGAGTCGCACCTCGGCTCCGGAGGCATGGGTGTCGTCCACCTGGCCAGGAGCACGTCCGGCATGCAGGTCGCCGTCAAGGTCGTGCATGCCGAGTTCGCGAAGGACCCCGAGTTCAGGGGTCGATTCCGGCAGGAGGTCGGGGCGGCGCGCAAGGTCAGCGGGGCCTTCACGGCACCGGTGGTGGACGCCGATCCGGAGGCCGGACGGCCGTGGATGGCCACGCTGTTCATCCCCGGTCCGACGCTCTCCGAACAGGTGAAGCGGAACGGCCCGATGGCCCCCGCGCAGCTGCGGCGGCTGATGGCCGGACTGGCGGAGGCGCTGCGGGACATCCACCGGGTCGGCGTCGTGCACCGCGACCTCAAACCGAGCAACGTCCTGCTCGCCGACGACGGGCCGAAGGTCATCGACTTCGGCATCTCTCGGCCAAAGGACAGCGAACTGCGGACCGAGACGGGCAAGTTGATCGGCACGCCGCCGTTCATGGCCCCGGAGCAGTTCCGGCGGCCCCGGGAGGTCGGTCCGGCCGCGGACGTCTTCGCGCTCGGCTCGGTGCTGGTGCACGCGGCGACGGGACGGGGGCCGTTCGACTCGGACAGCCCGTACGTCGTCGCCTACCAGGTCGTCCATGACGAGCCGGATCTGACCGGGCTGCCGGAGGACCTGGCGCCGCTCGTGCTGCGCTGCCTCGCCAAGGAGCCCGAGGACCGGCCCACCCCGGACGAGCTCATGCGGGAACTGCGGTCCGTGGCGGCGTCGTACGACACACAGGCGTTCATACCGGCGCAGCGCACGAGCGAGGAGCAGGACCCGGGGCCCGGGCCGCGGCCGGAGCGGGGGGCGGCCGGGCCGCGGCGGCCCCGTACGACGAGGTGGGGGCGGGTGGCCCTGGTGACGGCGGCCGCCTTGGTGGCGCTGGGCGTCGCCGCGGGTGCGCTGCTGTGGCCGGGGGATGGGGAGAAACCGATGCAGAAGACAGGCGTGGGGAAGGCCGCCGCCGCGTCCGCGGTCCGGTCCTGGGCCGTGGAGCCGTCGCCGAAGGACGGTGGTCTGCCGCGCTGCGCGCAGGTGGACCGGCGGTTGCTGTGTGCCCAGTCGGGGCTGGTGAGCGCGCTCGACCCGGCGGACGGCCGGGTGCTGTGGCGGTACGAGCCGGCCGAGGGGGACATGGCGGGCCGTGCGCCCGAGATCTCGGGCGGGCTGGCGCACGTACTGACCCACGCGGGCCGGCGGCTGGAGGCGCTCGACCCCGTCTCCGGCGAGCGCCGGTGGGAGCTGGACGTGTCGGCGTACGGCGGATTCCGGTTCGCGGGCGACATGCTGGTGCTGATCTCGGTGGACGGCGGGGCGCGGGGTGTCGACAGCGCGACCGGCAGGACCCGCTGGGAGCGGCGGATACCGGGGCTGGGTGACGCGCAGGCCCTGTCGTTCCCGGGGAACCCCTGGCTGTTCACCGCGCGTACGTCGGCCGACGGCAGCCGTACACGCGTGCGGTCCATCGACCCGAAGGACGGCACGGTGCGCTGGGACGCGCCGTTCGACGGCACCGTGGTGCCCGTGGGCGCCACCGACGGCGAGGTCTTCCTCGTCGTGGGCGGCGGAGTCAGCGGCGAGGCGACGGCTGTCGTCCGCTACAGCCCGGCGTCCGGCGCGACGCGGCGCGTGCCCCTGTCGGAGTCGCTCGGCCAGGCGCAGGCCGGGGTGCGCGACGGGACCGTCTACCTGCTGGGGGCGGGCGGATCCCTGGTGGCCGTCGACCTGCGCGCGGGCCGGCAGCGGTGGTCGGTGCAGACCGGCGTCAGCCAGGGCTCGGCGCCGGTCTCGGACGGCCGGCATGTGTACCTGAGCGCGGCCGACGGACGGCTGCTCGCGGTGGACGCGGCCGAGGGGAGGCTCGCCGGCCAGACGGACCCCCGGCTGAACCCGGACGCGGCGGCGGCCACCGCCGACCTGCCCGCGCCCACGCTGGGCGGCGGCCGGGTCCACGCCACCGCCCCGGACGGCACGGTCTTCGCCGTGGACGCGCAAGGGCCCGGCACCTGGTGA
- a CDS encoding SH3 domain-containing protein encodes MSVDRADVTDRGEDDAVTTLAATAAAATFPVAPGVRLNVRGGPGTSYPIVKVLPEGARVSIYCQRPGTTVTGPYGTSSIWDNIANGEYVSDAYIKTGSDGYIRPRCS; translated from the coding sequence ATGTCTGTTGACCGTGCCGACGTGACCGACCGCGGCGAGGACGACGCCGTCACCACGCTCGCGGCCACCGCGGCCGCGGCCACCTTCCCGGTCGCGCCGGGCGTCCGCCTCAACGTCCGCGGCGGACCGGGCACCAGCTACCCGATCGTCAAGGTCCTGCCCGAGGGCGCGCGGGTCTCGATCTACTGCCAGCGGCCCGGCACCACCGTGACCGGCCCGTACGGCACCTCGTCCATCTGGGACAACATCGCCAACGGCGAGTACGTCTCGGACGCGTACATCAAGACGGGCAGCGACGGCTACATCCGCCCGCGCTGCTCGTAG
- a CDS encoding ABC transporter ATP-binding protein, whose amino-acid sequence MMNYDAVRTDPPDGDGTPDEPAVRADSLTVVRGTRQVLRDLAFTVPRGQITGLLGPSGCGKTTLMRAVVGTQAKVTGTLDVLGHPAGHPSLRTRIGYVTQAPSVYDDLTVRQNLDYFAAILDPGRSAADRRAEHVTRAIADVDLTSHADALAGALSGGQRSRVSLAVALLGAPELLVLDEPTVGLDPVLRRDLWALFHDIAASRGATLLISSHVMDEAERCHRLLLMREGRVLADDTPEALRARTDSETVEAAFLHLVDEAAAAARAKETTR is encoded by the coding sequence ATGATGAATTATGACGCCGTCCGCACGGACCCTCCCGACGGCGACGGCACCCCGGACGAGCCCGCCGTCCGGGCCGATTCCCTCACCGTCGTCCGCGGCACCCGCCAGGTCCTGCGGGACCTCGCCTTCACCGTCCCGCGCGGGCAGATCACCGGCCTGCTCGGCCCCTCCGGCTGCGGCAAGACCACCCTCATGCGGGCCGTCGTCGGCACCCAGGCCAAGGTCACCGGCACCCTGGACGTCCTCGGCCACCCCGCCGGACACCCCTCCCTGCGCACCCGCATCGGCTACGTCACCCAAGCCCCCTCCGTCTACGACGACCTGACGGTCCGCCAGAACCTCGACTACTTCGCGGCGATCCTCGACCCCGGCCGCTCCGCCGCCGACCGGCGCGCCGAGCACGTCACCCGCGCCATCGCCGACGTCGACCTCACCAGCCACGCCGACGCCCTGGCCGGTGCCCTCTCCGGCGGACAGCGAAGCCGCGTCTCCCTGGCCGTCGCCCTCCTCGGCGCCCCCGAACTCCTCGTCCTGGACGAACCGACCGTCGGCCTCGACCCCGTCCTGCGCCGCGACCTCTGGGCCCTCTTCCACGACATCGCCGCCTCCCGCGGCGCCACCCTCCTCATCTCCTCCCACGTCATGGACGAGGCCGAGCGCTGCCACCGCCTCCTCCTCATGCGCGAGGGCCGCGTCCTCGCCGACGACACCCCCGAAGCCCTCCGCGCCCGCACGGACTCCGAGACCGTCGAAGCGGCCTTCCTGCACCTGGTCGACGAGGCGGCCGCCGCCGCCCGCGCGAAGGAGACCACCCGATGA
- a CDS encoding ABC transporter permease yields the protein MSTTASTPTPLSPARTLATAARVLRQLRHDPRTIALMLLIPCVMLFLLRYVFDGSPRTFDTIGASLLGIFPLITMFLVTSIATLRERTSGTLERLLALPLGKGDLIAGYALAFGALAVVQSALATGLALWFLDLDVTGSPWLLLLVALLDALLGTALGLFVSAFAASEFQAVQFMPAVIFPQLLLCGLFTPRDAMHPALEAVSDVLPMSYAVDGMNEVLKHTDMTATFVRDALIVAGCALLVLGLGAATLRRRTA from the coding sequence ATGAGCACGACCGCGAGCACACCCACCCCGCTCAGCCCCGCCCGCACGCTCGCCACCGCGGCCCGCGTCCTGCGCCAACTCCGCCACGACCCGCGGACCATCGCCCTGATGCTCCTCATCCCCTGCGTGATGCTCTTCCTGCTGCGCTACGTCTTCGACGGCAGCCCGCGCACCTTCGACACCATCGGCGCCTCCCTCCTCGGGATCTTCCCGCTGATCACGATGTTCCTGGTCACCTCCATCGCCACCCTGCGCGAACGCACCTCGGGCACCCTCGAACGCCTCCTCGCCCTCCCGCTGGGCAAAGGCGACCTCATCGCCGGTTACGCCCTCGCGTTCGGCGCCCTCGCGGTCGTCCAGTCCGCGCTCGCCACCGGACTCGCCCTGTGGTTCCTCGACCTCGACGTCACCGGCAGCCCCTGGCTGCTCCTGCTCGTCGCCCTGCTCGACGCGCTCCTCGGCACCGCCCTCGGCCTCTTCGTCTCGGCGTTCGCCGCCTCCGAGTTCCAGGCCGTCCAGTTCATGCCGGCCGTGATCTTCCCCCAGCTCCTCCTCTGCGGACTCTTCACTCCCCGAGACGCCATGCACCCCGCCCTCGAGGCCGTCTCCGACGTCCTCCCGATGTCCTATGCCGTCGACGGCATGAACGAGGTGCTCAAGCACACCGACATGACCGCCACCTTCGTCCGCGACGCCCTGATCGTCGCGGGCTGCGCCCTCCTCGTCCTCGGCCTGGGTGCGGCGACCCTGCGCCGCCGGACGGCCTGA
- a CDS encoding TetR/AcrR family transcriptional regulator has translation MTGAGPAPGGPGARRRGRPPRTESAGTRERILDAAREEFSERGYEKTSVRGIAKAAGVDSALVHHYFGTKEQVFEAAVEVALVPALKARDAVLAAPLDDVGERMTRFLFGLWENPATRKPLLAVVRSAVANEVAATVFRRLVASQLLRRIAGEIDAPDAELRAELAAAQLVGIAMMRYVIKIEPIASADLERIVARVAPVVQAHLTGP, from the coding sequence GTGACCGGCGCGGGACCCGCCCCCGGCGGGCCGGGCGCGCGACGCCGGGGCCGCCCGCCGCGCACCGAGTCCGCCGGCACCCGCGAGCGCATCCTGGACGCGGCCCGCGAGGAGTTCTCCGAGCGGGGCTACGAGAAGACGTCCGTGCGTGGCATCGCCAAGGCCGCCGGGGTCGACTCGGCCCTCGTCCACCACTACTTCGGCACCAAGGAGCAGGTCTTCGAGGCCGCCGTCGAGGTCGCCCTCGTCCCCGCCCTGAAGGCACGCGACGCCGTCCTCGCGGCACCGCTGGACGACGTCGGCGAGCGGATGACCCGCTTCCTGTTCGGGCTCTGGGAGAACCCGGCGACCCGCAAGCCGCTGCTCGCGGTCGTCCGGTCCGCGGTCGCCAACGAGGTCGCGGCCACCGTCTTCCGCCGCCTCGTCGCCAGCCAGCTGCTGCGCCGGATCGCCGGGGAGATCGACGCGCCGGACGCCGAGCTGCGCGCCGAGCTGGCCGCCGCGCAGCTCGTCGGGATCGCGATGATGCGGTACGTCATCAAGATCGAGCCGATCGCCTCGGCCGACCTGGAGCGGATCGTCGCGCGCGTGGCCCCCGTCGTCCAAGCCCACCTCACCGGCCCCTAG
- the proC gene encoding pyrroline-5-carboxylate reductase, with translation MTQKVAVLGTGKIGEALLSGMIRGGWTPADLLVTARRPERAEELRSRHGVTPVSNAEAAKSADTLILTVKPQDMGTLLDELAPHVPADRLVISGAAGIPTSFFESRLAAGTPVVRVMTNTPALVDEAMSVISGGSHADEAHLAHAEEIFGAVGKTLRVPESQQDACTALSGSGPAYFFYLVEAMTDAGILLGLPRDKAHDLIVQSAIGAATMLRDSGEHPVKLRENVTSPAGTTINAIRELENHGVRAALIAALEAARDRSRELASGNS, from the coding sequence ATGACCCAGAAAGTCGCAGTCCTCGGCACCGGAAAGATCGGCGAAGCCCTGCTCAGCGGAATGATCCGCGGCGGCTGGACCCCCGCCGACCTCCTGGTCACGGCCCGCCGCCCGGAGCGCGCCGAGGAACTCCGCTCCCGCCATGGAGTCACCCCGGTCAGCAACGCGGAAGCCGCCAAGTCGGCCGACACCCTGATCCTCACCGTGAAGCCGCAGGACATGGGCACCCTCCTCGACGAACTCGCCCCGCACGTCCCCGCCGACCGCCTCGTCATCAGTGGCGCGGCGGGCATCCCCACCTCCTTCTTCGAGTCCCGCCTGGCCGCCGGTACCCCCGTGGTCCGCGTCATGACGAACACCCCGGCCCTGGTGGACGAGGCCATGTCCGTCATCTCCGGGGGCAGCCACGCCGACGAGGCCCACCTCGCCCACGCCGAGGAGATCTTCGGCGCCGTCGGCAAGACGCTCCGCGTGCCCGAGTCCCAGCAGGACGCCTGCACCGCGCTCTCCGGCTCCGGCCCGGCCTACTTCTTCTACCTGGTCGAAGCCATGACGGACGCCGGCATCCTGCTCGGCCTGCCCCGCGACAAGGCCCACGACCTCATCGTCCAGTCCGCGATCGGCGCCGCGACGATGCTCCGCGACAGCGGCGAGCACCCGGTCAAGCTCCGCGAGAACGTGACGTCCCCCGCCGGCACCACCATCAACGCCATCCGCGAACTGGAGAACCACGGCGTACGCGCAGCCCTCATCGCCGCCCTCGAGGCCGCCCGCGACCGCAGCCGCGAGCTGGCCTCCGGCAACAGCTGA